In Candidatus Zixiibacteriota bacterium, a single genomic region encodes these proteins:
- a CDS encoding ABC transporter permease, whose translation MARISAVSLRHIYLIRNNPSRLASVFLWLLVDVTLWGFISKYLGSMGQATFSFTTVILGAIILWEFVTRVQQGMMTGFLEDVWSQNFINYFASPLRLIEYLSGSVLTSLATGLLGFLMVIIVAAIAFGYNILIIGILLLPSLAILFVFGISMGVVVSGLIFRLGPTAEWLGWPIPLVLSLFSGVFYPVATLPSPLQLVAKIIPASYVFESVRAVVSGQSLSAAIMAQLLIAALLALIYLASAYLLFLHVYRRNLENGSIVQFSAESF comes from the coding sequence TTGGCTCGAATTAGCGCGGTGTCGCTTCGGCATATTTATCTTATCCGGAATAACCCTTCCCGCCTGGCAAGCGTCTTTCTCTGGCTGCTGGTCGATGTCACTCTCTGGGGATTTATCAGCAAATATCTCGGCTCCATGGGACAGGCGACATTCAGTTTCACCACCGTCATTCTTGGCGCCATCATCCTCTGGGAATTTGTTACCCGCGTCCAGCAGGGGATGATGACCGGATTTTTGGAGGATGTCTGGAGCCAGAATTTTATCAATTATTTTGCCTCGCCGCTGCGGCTCATTGAGTATCTGAGCGGCTCTGTTCTTACCAGCCTTGCCACGGGACTTCTGGGCTTCCTTATGGTCATCATCGTCGCCGCCATCGCTTTCGGATATAATATCTTAATCATCGGAATTCTTCTATTACCATCCCTGGCGATTCTCTTTGTATTCGGGATATCTATGGGGGTGGTTGTCTCGGGACTGATTTTCCGTCTTGGTCCAACTGCCGAATGGCTCGGCTGGCCTATCCCTCTGGTGCTATCGCTTTTCTCCGGCGTTTTCTACCCGGTGGCGACACTCCCGTCGCCTCTGCAGCTGGTTGCCAAAATCATTCCGGCCTCCTATGTTTTTGAGAGTGTCCGGGCCGTTGTTTCCGGTCAATCCCTTTCGGCGGCGATTATGGCGCAATTGCTGATTGCCGCGCTTCTGGCACTCATTTATCTCGCATCGGCATATCTGCTGTTCCTGCATGTTTATCGCCGCAATCTCGAGAATGGGAGTATTGTCCAGTTCAGCGCCGAATCATTCTAA